A stretch of Porites lutea chromosome 5, jaPorLute2.1, whole genome shotgun sequence DNA encodes these proteins:
- the LOC140936812 gene encoding integrin beta-like protein C produces the protein MKSMMKCRHVSNVLLLTVVQWLCLATAFPFWHGNIAWAPVDSYSDTMRFTFRLASRRSYSPSYDCDPYIISSGSLLGSGDSWTAECANYPGNNSQCHSVIIGSTGFRCTDYSNSEDWSMGENNFTHTFSSIHDKWIVSYTSCCWISLSRYGGGSWLVSTTVNLTRRSDNGRINSSPVSRSPAIVRWHEGCPQSLRIPVEDADGDVVKCRLATYPESYVYSDSFPYGNLDEKSCLLTYNGTSGTTGTYAVALTLEDFPAGTTNFVGVTPFSAVGLQFLVIISSRSGSCNNVPVFTPSSPNDGECTEVQIGSVYRAVIEVTLADFSKHVVEIVTSSPPGMQLTSLRYNGGVYYRNVTWYPSQYQVGQQPFCFKAVDSSGMGSQWRCITILVGISSTPRVILGSQTPQTPISTSGPGYNWWSIQFDRVIKKPRTSSYIRLVLLPSGHTVHKVDTLSQFAIINSDLTTLWFAMPYAALSMNGSYAILMDRGAVVGQGCSYDGPPTPGITNPSDWQFTTGVCPFGYALAPPDFTTCLGM, from the exons atgaaatctaTGATGAAATGCCGGCATGTGTCGAATGTTCTTCTCCTTACTGTTGTCCAATGGCTGTGTTTGGCTACAGCGTTCCCCTTCTGGCATGGAAACATCGCCTGGGCTCCTGTCGACTCCTACAGTGACACG ATGCGATTTACCTTTCGTCTGGCTTCTCGAAGATCTTACTCGCCCTCTTACGATTGTGATCCGTATATCATAAGCAGTGGTAGCCTTCTTGGTTCAGGAGATTCATGGACAGCAGAGTGTGCTAACTATCCTGGCAACAATTCACAGTGCCATTCAGTTATCATAGGAAGCACTGGTTTTCGCTGTACAGACTACAGCAACAGTGAGGATTGGTCAATGGGTGAAAACAACTTTACGCACACCTTCTCGTCGATCCACGACAAATGGATTGTAAG CTACACTAGCTGCTGTTGGATATCTTTATCTCGATATGGAGGTGGCAGTTGGCTTGTATCGACGACTGTTAACCTCACCAGACGGTCGGATAATGGCAGAATTAACTCTTCTCCTGTATCAAGAAGCCCTGCTATTGTCCGATGGCATGAAGGCTGCCCCCAGTCTCTACGAATTCCAGTAGAAGATGCAGACGGAGATGTGGTAAAGTGCCGATTAGCGACTTATCCAGAGTCCTACGTGTACAGCGACAGTTTTCCATATGGTAATCTCGACGAG AAAAGCTGTTTGCTGACATATAATGGCACCAGTGGCACGACTGGTACTTACGCTGTAGCTCTGACCTTAGAGGACTTTCCAGCAGGAACTACAAATTTCGTCGGCGTTACTCCATTCAGTGCTGTGGGACTACAGTTTCTTGTCATAATAAGCAGCCGTTCTGGTTCTTGTAACAATGTTCCTGTATTTACTCCTTCATCACCTAACGATGGAGAATGCACCGAGGTGCAGATTGGTTCAGTGTACAGAGCTGTGATCGAGGTCACACTTGCAGACTTCTCCAAACA CGTTGTTGAGATAGTGACTTCGTCTCCACCTGGAATGCAACTTACTTCTTTACGTTACAATGGAGGAGTCTATTACAGAAATGTTACTTGGTATCCCAGCCAATATCAAGTTGGACAGCAGCCGTTTTGCTTCAAAGCAGTTGACTCGTCAGG CATGGGGAGTCAATGGAGGTGCATAACGATTCTCGTCGGTATAA GCAGTACCCCCCGCGTTATTCTGGGAAGTCAAACTCCTCAAACTCCTATCAGTACCAGCGGACCAGGCTATAACTGGTGGAGCATACAGTTTGATCGTGTG ATAAAGAAGCCTCGCACTTCTTCCTACATACGGCTCGTTCTTCTTCCCAGTGGTCACACAGTTCATAAAGTGGACACACTCTCTCAGTTTGCCATAATCAACAGTGATCTTACCACCCTGTGGTTCGCAATGCCTTATGCTGCATTAAGTATGAACGGCTCGTACGCCATTTTGATGGATCGTGGTGCAGTGGTTGGACAAGGTTGTTCTTATGACGGACCACCCACACCAGGAATAACTAACCCAAGTGACTGGCAGTTCACTACTGGTGTTTGTCCCTTCGGCTATGCCCTTGCCCCACCAGACTTTACCACTTGTCTAGGTatgtaa